In the Helianthus annuus cultivar XRQ/B chromosome 11, HanXRQr2.0-SUNRISE, whole genome shotgun sequence genome, one interval contains:
- the LOC110933826 gene encoding protein FAR1-RELATED SEQUENCE 5-like — translation MMSTTVDGVRICPTTGNQYYTPVVPDSSKPVVGMHFQSIDSAFNFYKKYAKLSGFEGRKHTQSSKNGVVIRKYFVCAKEGSATSCAVDTVNDSVGADKKLNDRRRRPSKRTGCKAHIRLSLTPKNTYRISHVFEEHNHSFVDEEDYHLLASSRKLTFTEEQLLSDFSEMNIGPVRAFNLMRKIRGGFDKVGVTSTDCKNFKRDINLFIGEFDVDMAVQRLMKKKLYLPNFSCEFYCDEKGALAGLFWADEEMKLNYEVFGDVMSFDATFRTNRYDLVFVPFTGIDNHHHNVTFAGSLLASETAESYKWLLQSFLKAFGVAPKVVVTDQDAAMKIAIRDVFPDTRHRLCMWHIMIKVSERVGTELSQDEVFKEDICDVVWTDALEPAQFETQWCDLMIKYNLTSNSWLSDMYNLRSDWIPAYYRHEHMSGLMRTTSRSESENHFFGQLTNTKLSLVEFLSHFDTAMESQRFKRSKRDHDTRYTQPRMKTNYELELEAAKIYTRGIFFDVQEEIRLACKNCMCRREEEVGDSIKFYILQVNLPGLHEVLFTPKDMVIKCSCNRYEQYGLLCRHAFCVLRLCGIKEFPKKYVMGRWTRDVVPKKTKVSSFDQNAAGNQVERASSIVREIMTATEHIVNRLVTNIDMLSLYRDQVIESKLKVDSADLPAESLDKNARLANILHADQPCSSSSATILPPSGIRNKGCGSNKRLKSFREVSSSRISKKTKTRGCLICGGHGHNSRTCKMKTTIADSQKSS, via the exons ATGATGTCTACTACTGTCGATG GAGTTCGTATCTGTCCAACTACTGGTAATCAGTATTATACTCCTGTTGTTCCAGATTCTTCCAAACCTGTAGTTGGTATGCATTTCCAGTCAATTGATTCTGCCTTTAATTTCTATAAGAAGTATGCTAAGTTATCTGGGTTTGAGGGTCGAAAGCATACTCAATCTTCAAAAAATGGTGTTGTGATTAGAAAGTACTTTGTTTGTGCAAAAGAGGGTTCAGCGACATCCTGTGCTGTTGACACGGTAAATGATAGTGTTGGTGCTGATAAAAAGTTAAATGACCGAAGGAGGAGACCTTCTAAACGTACCGGATGTAAGGCACACATCCGTTTGTCTTTAACTCCAAAAAATACTTATAGAATTTCTCATGTATTTGAGGAGCATAATCATTCTTTTGTTGATGAAGAGGATTATCATCTTTTAGCTTCGTCTAGAAAGTTGACATTCACTGAAGAGcaactgctttctgatttttcTGAGATGAATATTGGTCCAGTTAGGGCATTCAACCTTATGAGAAAGATTCGTGGTGGATTTGATAAGGTTGGAGTGACGTCTACTGATTGTAAAAATTTTAAAAGAGATATTAATTTGTTCATTGGAGAGTTTGATGTGGATATGGCTGTCCAACGTCTTATGAAGAAGAAGCTGTATTTGCCGAATTTTTCTTGTGAATTTTATTGTGATGAAAAAGGTGCTCTTGCTGGATTATTTTGGGCTGATGAAGAAATGAAACTGAATTATGAGGTCTTTGGGGATGTTATGTCTTTTGATGCTACGTTCCGTACGAACAG GTATGACTTGGTATTTGTTCCGTTCACTGGAATCGATAATCATCATCACAATGTCACGTTTGCTGGTTCTTTGTTAGCATCTGAAACTGCtgaatcatataaatggcttctTCAAAGTTTTTTGAAGGCTTTTGGTGTTGCACCTAAGGTGGTTGTGACTGATCAGGACGCTGCAATGAAAATTGCCATCCGAGATGTTTTCCCAGATACCAGACATCGTTTGTGTATGTGGCATATAATGATCAAAGTTTCTGAAAGG gtTGGTACTGAGCTATCACAAGATGAGGTTTTTAAAGAAGATATATGTGATGTTGTATGGACTGATGCTCTTGAACCAGCACAGTTTGAGACACAATGGTGTGATTTAATGATTAAGTACAACCTTACTAGTAACAGCTGGCTGTCTGATATGTACAACCTCAGATCAGATTGGATTCCTGCATACTATCGTCATGAACATATGTCCGGTCTTATGCGTACAACATCTAGGTCTGAGAGTGAAAATCATTTTTTTGGTCAATTAACCAACACAAAATTGTCATTAGTTGAGTTTTTGAGCCATTTTGATACTGCAATGGAATCTCAGAGGTTTAAGCGCAGCAAACGTGATCATGATACCAGATACACACAACCTCGCATGAAAACCAATTATGAATTGGAACTGGAAGCTGCAAAGATTTATACTCGGGGGATATTTTTTGATGTTCAAGAAGAAATTCGACTTGCTTGCAAGAATTGTATGTGCAGGCGTGAAGAAGAAGTTGGTGATTCAATTAAGTTTTATATTCTACAGGTCAATCTTCCTGGCCTTCATGAG GTTCTTTTTACTCCTAAGGATATGGTAATTAAATGCAGCTGCAACCGATATGAGCAGTATGGTTTGCTATGTAGGCATGCCTTTTGTGTTCTTCGTCTTTGTGGTATAAAGGAGTTccctaaaaaatatgttatggGGCGTTGGACAAGAGATGTTGTTCCAAAAAAGACAAAAGTTTCGAGTTTTGATCAAAATGCTGCTGGTAATCAAGTTGAACGTGCTTCCAGCATTGTGCGTGAGATAATGACTGCAACTGAACATATTGTTAACCGTCTTGTTACAAATATTGACATGTTATCGTTGTATAGAGACCAAGTGATCGAGTCGAAGTTGAAGGTTGATTCTGCTGACCTTCCTGCAGAATCACTTGACAAGAATGCAAGATTAGCTAATATTCTTCATGCTGATCAGCCATGTTCATCGTCTTCTGCTACCATTCTTCCACCTAGTGGTATTAGAAACAAGGGGTGTGGTTCAAACAAACGCTTAAAGTcttttcgtgaggtatcatcttCAAGAATATCAAAGAAAACTAAAACTAGAGGTTGTTTGATATGTGGAGGTCATGGACATAATAGTCGGACTTGTAAGATGAAGACTACTATTGCTGATTCCCAGAAGAGCAGTTAG